In a single window of the Hoyosella subflava DQS3-9A1 genome:
- a CDS encoding RNA degradosome polyphosphate kinase, translating into MTNTSQEPDSASAGSFASEAVEVTGNGTGGAGEPVHVIPSAPPAATSDEAAAEALPADRYLNRELSWLDFNSRVLSLAEDSSIPLLERAKFLAIFASNLDEFYMVRVAGLKRRDETGLSVRSADGLSPREQLSLVAKRTQELAEKHARVFLDQVRPVLADNGISIIAWSDLGERDRDHLSKYFHEHVFPVLTPLAVDPAHPFPYISGLSLNLAVTVRDSAAGTHFARVKVPDNVARFVKVSLEDREGVAFLPLEELIAAHLDVLFHGMEVVEHHAFRITRNADFEVEEDRDEDLLQALERELARRRFGSPVRLEVSDDMTEHMLDLLLRELDVDPADVVHVPGLLDLSSLWQVYGVDRASLKDKPFVPATHPAFGERETPKSVFSTLREGDVLVHHPYDSFSTSVQRFVEQAAADPNVLAIKQTLYRTSGDSPIINALIDAAEAGKQVVALVEIKARFDEQANIKWARKLEQAGVHVVYGLVGLKTHCKTCLVVRREGSTIRRYCHIGTGNYNPKTARLYEDVGLLTAAPDIGADLTDLFNSLTGYSRVEQYRNLLVAPTGVRSGILQRIDDEIAHHRAGRPARIRLKANALVDEQIIDGLYKASQAGVPVEIVVRGICALKPGVPGLSETIHVRSIIGRFLEHSRIMHFQGCDEFWIGSADMMHRNLDRRVEVLVRVRDPKSTTQLDELFESALDPTTRCWILQADSNWIAAPADGEQVRDHQDELIRRHKAQ; encoded by the coding sequence GTGACAAATACGTCCCAGGAACCCGATTCCGCGTCCGCGGGTTCGTTCGCCTCAGAGGCTGTTGAGGTTACGGGCAATGGCACCGGAGGCGCCGGAGAGCCCGTCCACGTCATCCCTTCAGCTCCCCCTGCTGCGACGTCCGATGAGGCCGCCGCGGAAGCTCTGCCAGCCGACAGGTACCTCAACCGTGAGTTGAGCTGGCTAGACTTCAACTCGCGCGTCCTCAGCCTCGCTGAGGACAGTTCCATTCCGCTACTCGAGCGGGCGAAGTTCCTCGCGATCTTTGCATCTAACCTCGACGAGTTCTACATGGTCCGAGTCGCGGGACTGAAGCGTCGCGATGAGACAGGGCTGTCGGTACGGTCCGCTGACGGGCTCTCTCCCCGTGAGCAACTTTCGCTCGTAGCCAAGCGCACGCAAGAACTCGCAGAGAAGCACGCCCGCGTCTTTCTCGATCAGGTCCGTCCCGTGCTCGCCGACAACGGGATCTCCATCATCGCGTGGTCAGACCTCGGAGAACGCGACCGCGACCATCTCTCAAAGTACTTTCACGAGCATGTCTTTCCGGTCCTGACCCCACTCGCTGTCGACCCGGCACATCCCTTCCCTTACATCAGCGGCCTCAGCCTGAACCTGGCCGTCACGGTGCGGGACAGCGCAGCTGGCACACACTTCGCGCGCGTGAAGGTGCCCGATAACGTCGCCCGTTTCGTGAAAGTGAGCCTCGAGGATCGTGAGGGGGTCGCGTTCCTCCCTCTCGAGGAACTGATCGCCGCGCACCTTGACGTGTTGTTCCACGGCATGGAGGTCGTCGAACATCACGCGTTCCGCATCACACGTAACGCTGATTTCGAAGTCGAAGAGGATCGCGACGAAGACCTGCTGCAGGCACTCGAACGGGAACTTGCCCGGCGCCGTTTCGGGTCGCCAGTGCGCCTCGAGGTCTCCGACGACATGACCGAGCACATGCTGGACCTCCTCCTCCGCGAACTCGACGTGGATCCCGCGGACGTCGTCCATGTCCCAGGCCTACTCGACCTGTCAAGTCTGTGGCAGGTGTATGGCGTGGACCGGGCGAGCCTGAAAGACAAGCCGTTCGTGCCCGCCACTCACCCCGCGTTCGGCGAACGCGAAACTCCGAAAAGTGTGTTCTCCACGCTGCGGGAGGGCGACGTTCTCGTTCATCACCCGTATGACTCGTTTTCTACCAGCGTTCAGCGTTTTGTCGAGCAGGCTGCTGCGGATCCCAACGTTCTCGCGATCAAGCAGACGCTATACCGCACATCGGGCGACTCCCCGATCATCAACGCGCTTATCGATGCCGCGGAAGCGGGCAAACAGGTCGTCGCGCTCGTCGAGATCAAAGCACGATTCGACGAGCAGGCGAACATCAAGTGGGCACGCAAACTAGAGCAGGCAGGCGTGCACGTCGTCTACGGACTGGTGGGCCTGAAGACGCACTGCAAGACGTGCCTCGTGGTCCGTCGTGAAGGCTCGACAATCCGCCGCTACTGCCACATTGGCACAGGCAACTACAACCCCAAGACTGCTCGTCTCTACGAGGACGTGGGCCTGTTGACGGCAGCGCCTGACATCGGCGCCGACCTGACCGATCTGTTCAACTCACTCACCGGGTATTCCCGGGTTGAGCAGTACCGCAACTTGCTGGTCGCGCCGACAGGCGTCCGATCTGGCATTCTTCAGCGGATCGATGATGAGATCGCGCACCACCGCGCCGGGCGTCCAGCACGGATCCGGCTCAAAGCGAACGCTCTCGTTGATGAACAAATCATCGACGGCCTCTATAAGGCGTCTCAGGCTGGTGTGCCGGTAGAGATCGTGGTCCGCGGCATCTGTGCGCTTAAACCTGGTGTACCTGGCTTAAGCGAAACCATCCACGTGCGTTCGATAATTGGGCGTTTCCTCGAGCACTCGCGCATCATGCATTTCCAGGGTTGCGACGAATTCTGGATTGGCAGCGCTGACATGATGCACCGCAACCTTGACCGGCGGGTAGAAGTGCTCGTGCGGGTTCGCGACCCTAAGAGCACTACGCAACTTGACGAGCTGTTCGAATCCGCCCTCGATCCCACAACACGCTGCTGGATTCTGCAGGCGGACAGCAACTGGATCGCGGCGCCTGCTGACGGTGAACAAGTCCGGGACCATCAAGACGAACTCATTCGTCGCCATAAGGCGCAGTGA
- a CDS encoding NAD(P)H-dependent glycerol-3-phosphate dehydrogenase codes for MTKAAVMGSGSWGTAYAKVLADAGTDVMMWARRAELAQCIEERNENRDYLRGIILPERLHATADPAAALEDADIVVLAVPSQTLRTNLGAWKEMLPPDATLMSLAKGIEMDTLLRMSQVITQVTKADQSRVAVLSGPNLAREIAESQPAATVIACPDSSRAISLQKACHTMYFRPYTNADVIGCEIGGACKNVIALACGMAAGVGLGVNTIASIITRGLAEITRLGVALGANPATLAGLAGVGDLVATCTSSLSRNRSFGEALGRGGSMAEAQAATHGQVAEGVKSCTSVQALANSYGVEMPLTNAVHQVCHEEQAVLDAVQQLLGRRMKPE; via the coding sequence GTGACTAAAGCAGCAGTGATGGGTTCGGGCTCATGGGGGACCGCGTATGCGAAGGTCCTCGCTGATGCAGGTACCGATGTCATGATGTGGGCCCGTCGCGCGGAACTCGCCCAATGCATCGAGGAACGCAACGAGAATCGTGACTACCTCCGCGGGATCATCCTGCCGGAACGTCTGCACGCCACCGCTGACCCTGCTGCTGCTCTAGAAGACGCCGACATCGTCGTGCTCGCCGTGCCATCCCAGACGCTGCGCACCAATCTCGGGGCCTGGAAGGAAATGCTCCCGCCGGACGCGACGCTGATGAGCCTCGCGAAAGGTATCGAGATGGACACTCTGCTGCGGATGAGCCAGGTCATCACGCAGGTCACCAAAGCTGATCAGTCACGGGTCGCGGTGCTTTCCGGCCCCAACCTTGCCCGTGAGATTGCCGAAAGCCAGCCGGCCGCGACCGTGATCGCCTGCCCCGATTCGTCACGGGCAATCTCGCTGCAGAAGGCCTGCCACACAATGTATTTCCGGCCGTACACGAACGCGGATGTCATCGGATGCGAAATTGGTGGGGCATGCAAGAACGTGATTGCCCTCGCATGCGGCATGGCAGCGGGTGTGGGCCTCGGCGTGAACACGATCGCATCGATCATCACCAGGGGCCTCGCGGAGATAACGCGGCTCGGTGTCGCGCTCGGCGCCAATCCGGCGACGCTGGCGGGCCTCGCGGGTGTCGGCGATCTGGTCGCCACCTGTACATCATCGCTTTCCCGCAACCGGAGTTTCGGGGAGGCGCTCGGCCGCGGCGGATCGATGGCGGAGGCGCAGGCTGCGACGCATGGACAGGTAGCTGAGGGCGTGAAATCGTGCACCTCGGTGCAGGCGCTGGCGAACAGTTACGGCGTCGAAATGCCATTGACGAATGCGGTGCACCAGGTGTGCCACGAGGAACAAGCGGTGCTCGATGCGGTCCAGCAACTCCTTGGGCGCAGAATGAAGCCTGAGTAA
- a CDS encoding NUDIX hydrolase yields the protein MSVVSTKRSKSSVLAAGAVLWRRNPKARGGVEVAVIHRPRYDDWSLPKGKLDAGETPVVAAAREIAEETGFIPRLGRHLIRVSYPLTDARRKEVDYWSAEALSGEFTPNGEVDELIWVPLAKAPATVTYNLDRRVLKKFAELSADVTTLLVIRHGKAGRRGDFPEDDNLRPLDATGRAQAEALVPHLLAYGVTDVHSADRTRCIQTVAPTADELGNAVVVEPTMSEEEYVRKPKASNERLLEISRLPGVHAVCSQGGVIPGLLDWLAKRSSITLPPAKNRKGSLWALTMLDGRLLSADYLDSPLGA from the coding sequence ATGAGCGTAGTGTCCACGAAGCGCAGCAAGTCGAGTGTCCTCGCCGCTGGGGCCGTCCTGTGGCGGCGCAATCCCAAGGCGCGCGGGGGCGTTGAAGTCGCGGTAATCCACCGGCCGAGATACGACGATTGGTCGCTGCCAAAAGGAAAACTCGATGCCGGCGAAACGCCGGTTGTCGCCGCGGCGCGCGAAATCGCGGAGGAAACAGGCTTCATCCCGAGGCTTGGCAGACACCTCATCCGAGTGTCGTATCCGCTGACGGATGCGCGCCGCAAAGAGGTTGATTACTGGTCGGCCGAGGCGCTCTCGGGTGAATTCACTCCCAACGGGGAGGTTGACGAACTCATCTGGGTGCCCTTGGCGAAGGCTCCCGCAACCGTGACGTACAACCTGGACCGGCGGGTTCTCAAGAAGTTCGCTGAGTTGTCCGCTGACGTCACTACCCTGCTCGTGATCCGTCACGGCAAGGCAGGTCGTCGCGGTGACTTTCCCGAGGATGACAACCTCCGTCCTCTCGACGCCACCGGCCGGGCACAAGCTGAAGCTCTCGTGCCTCATCTTCTGGCCTACGGTGTCACTGACGTTCATTCTGCAGACCGAACGCGCTGCATCCAGACTGTGGCTCCTACCGCAGATGAGCTTGGCAACGCGGTTGTCGTCGAGCCAACCATGTCGGAAGAGGAATACGTTCGTAAACCGAAGGCCAGCAATGAGCGGCTGCTCGAGATCTCACGTCTCCCAGGCGTACACGCGGTGTGCAGTCAGGGTGGAGTCATTCCCGGGCTACTCGATTGGCTTGCCAAGCGGAGTTCCATAACCCTGCCGCCCGCGAAGAACCGCAAAGGGAGCCTCTGGGCGCTCACCATGCTCGATGGACGGTTGCTGAGCGCCGACTACCTGGACTCTCCACTCGGGGCATAG
- the cofC gene encoding 2-phospho-L-lactate guanylyltransferase, giving the protein MSATWILIPVKPFAHAKSRLSSAVGPEDRSRIAEAMLRDTLSAVRSCPDVNGVTLIGHRSGIAEIAREYGVSVLDDAELLGSAPMRIRTGTFADPRLNAVIAGAADTIRKKAANHAIGVLHADLPALAAADITAVIGDMRRSPSPIFVADRHGYGTTGLFMPQGVIFAPQFGESSALRHLQAGAVAAAGELTGLRCDVDTPEDLEAALEAGAGKWTRAAVTRALCTGTFTCETRKV; this is encoded by the coding sequence GTGAGCGCCACATGGATCCTCATCCCGGTGAAGCCCTTCGCCCATGCCAAGTCGCGCCTCAGTTCTGCCGTCGGCCCGGAAGACCGCAGCCGCATCGCTGAGGCGATGTTGCGTGACACCCTGTCGGCGGTGCGGTCATGCCCCGACGTCAACGGAGTGACGCTCATCGGCCACCGGTCCGGAATAGCCGAAATCGCTCGCGAATACGGCGTCTCAGTGCTCGATGACGCGGAGCTCCTGGGCAGCGCACCAATGCGGATCCGCACTGGCACCTTCGCCGATCCCCGGCTCAACGCGGTCATCGCCGGCGCCGCCGACACCATTCGCAAGAAAGCAGCGAATCACGCGATCGGCGTGCTGCACGCGGATCTGCCCGCGCTCGCTGCCGCCGATATCACGGCAGTCATCGGCGACATGCGTCGGTCTCCGTCTCCGATCTTCGTTGCGGACCGACACGGCTACGGCACCACGGGACTCTTTATGCCACAGGGTGTGATTTTCGCCCCACAGTTCGGAGAGAGTTCCGCATTGCGCCACTTGCAGGCGGGGGCTGTCGCTGCAGCCGGCGAACTAACCGGGCTGCGCTGCGACGTTGACACCCCAGAGGACCTCGAAGCAGCGCTCGAGGCTGGCGCTGGAAAGTGGACACGCGCGGCAGTAACACGCGCGCTGTGCACCGGAACCTTTACCTGCGAGACACGAAAAGTTTAG